From Tistrella mobilis:
CCTCTGCGAAGTCGGCAAAATCGACGCAGCTCTCGCAGCCGCAGATCGAAGCCGTCAACGCGATCACCAGGAGGTCCAGAAGCTCATGGCGTCTCGCGTTACCCGTGCGCGGGTCGGGCACCTGGCGCAGGATGGTGATCAGAGATGGCATCGGTTCCTCCTTGGAACCGAATAAAGAAGCCATCTCTGACCATTCCGCTACCCGGGATTTTCAAATGCGATTCCCCTGGGCCTCCATCATCAGGTGACGATGGAGAAGGTAGGGCCGCCTATGTCATCATTGAAATCAATGGCAATCATATGAAGGCATAGATCACATGGATCATAATGGCTTCGATCTCAACCTGATCACCGCCTTCCAGGCCCTGATGGCAGAGCGCAACGTCACCCGCGCTGCCCGGCGCATCGGGCTGACCCAGCCGGCGATGAGCGCGGCGCTCGCCCGGCTGCGCCGTGCCACCGGCGACGAATTGTTCGTCCGCAGCCCCAGGGGTCTGGCGCCGACCCCGCGGGCGCTGGATCTGACCCACGCCTTTCGCCAGGTCCTGGAGACGATCGATGCGGCGCTCGACATCGCGCCCGGCTTCGACCCGGGCGCGGCCACGGCCAGGGTCACGCTTGCGCTGTCGGAGCATCCGGCCCACCGGCTGCTGCCGGGGCTGGGCCGGCGGCTGGCGACGGCGGCCCCCGGGATCGACCTGCGGGTGCTGGGCTTCCAGGGCCGGGATGAGGCGATCCGCCTGCTGGACGACGCGGTGGCCGATCTTGCCGTCGGCGTGCCCCCGGGCCCCGAGGCGCGGATCCTGTCCAGGCCGCTCTTCGTCGAGCCCTTCGTCTGCATCGCCCGCAAAGGCGGGCCGGCCGAAGCCGCCCTCGCCGATCTGACGGCCTTTCTGGAGGCCCGCCATCTGCTGGTCTCGCCCGAAGGCGACGGCTTCGGCCTGGTGGACCAGGCGCTTCAGGCCCGCGGGCTCCGCCGCCGGATCGGCCTGATGCTGCCGCAGATGTACGCCGTGCCCGCAATCGTCTCCGAGACCGATCTCGTCGCCACCGTCATGGCCGGCGTGGTCGCAGACGGCCGGCCGGATCTGGTCGCGGCACCACCACCCCTGCCTCTGCCGTCGGTTCCCTTCCATCTGCTCTGGCACCGGCGCGCCGACGACCATCCGGCCTGTCGCTGGCTGCGTCAGCAGGTCGTGGAGGTCGCCGCCGGGATCACCCCTGAATAGAGGTCTTGTTATTTTAGAGACGATCGGTCTAAATTCACTGCATGACCGATGCCACCATCTCTGCCGCCCCCGCCACGCCTGCCCGCCGCCGGGGCCGCCCGCCCAAGGCCGGGCTGGTCGATGCGCGGGACCGGCTGGTGCGTTCGGGCGTCGCCATCCTGACCGAGAAGGGCTTCTCGGCCGTCGGGCTGGACGAGATCCTGAAATCGGCCGGCATTCCGAAGGGATCCTTCTACCATTACTTCGACGGCAAGGAGGCCTTCGGCGCCGAGCTGATCGACGCCTATGCGGCCTATTTCGCCCGCAAGCTCGACCGCTGGTTCCTGGACGACAGCCTGACGCCGATGACCCGGCTTGGCCGCTTCATCGCCGATGCCGAGGCGGGCATGGCCCGCCATGGCTGGCGACGCGGCTGCCTGGTGGGCAATCTGGGCCAGGAGATGGGCACCCTGCCCGAAGGCTTCCGCGCGCAGATCGCCGCGGTGTTCCAGGACTGGCAGGCCCGCACCGCCGCCTGCCTGCGGGCGGCACAGGCCACCGGCGAAATCGACGCGGCCCATGACTGCGATCGCCTGGCCGCCTTCTTCTGGATCGGCTGGGAAGGGGCGGTTCTGCGCACCAAGCTCGACCGCGACCCGGCGCCGCTCCGGCTGTTCGCTGCCGGCTTCTACGCCCTGCTCGGCCATGCGCCGCCGCCGGTGCCGGCCACGTCATCCAACTGACCCATCACCCGAACGGAGTCCCTCCCCGATGTTCAAGGCGATCCTGATCGACAAGGACGACAGCGGCTACCATGCCCGGCAGACCGATCTCGACGACGACCGGCTGCCCGCCGGCGATGTCACGGTCAAGGTCGGCTGGTCGACGCTGAACTACAAGGACGGCCTCGCCATCACCGGCAAGAGCCCGGTGGTGCGCAGCTTCCCCATGGTGCCCGGCATCGACCTGGCCGGTGTGGTCGAAAGCTCGGAACATGCCGACTGGAAGCCCGGCGACCGGGTGGTGCTGAACGGCTGGGGCGTGGGCGAGGTGCATTGGGGCGGGCTTGCCGGCAAGGCCCGGCTGAAGGGCGACTGGCTGGTGCCGCTCGCCAGCCCCTTCACCCTGCGTCAGGCGGCCGCCATCGGCACGGCCGGCTACACGGCCATGCTCTGCGTGCTGGCGCTGGAGCGTCACGGCGTCACCCCCGACAAGGGCGAGGTGCTGGTCACCGGTGCGGCGGGCGGTGTCGGCTCTGTGGCCGTCGCCGTGCTGGCGAAGCTCGGCTACAGGGTCGTGGCCCTGACCGGCCGGCCCGAAGAGGCCGATTATCTGACGCGGCTCGGCGCCGCCGAAATCATGGACCGCGCGCCCTTTGCCGAGCCGGGCAAGCCGCTTGCGAAAGAACGCTGGGCCGGTGCGGTCGACGTGGTCGGCGGCCAGACCCTCGCCAATATCTGTGCCCAGATGAAGTATCGCGGCACGGTCGCCGCCTGCGGACTGGCCGGCGGCATGTCGCTGCCCGCGACCGTCGCCCCCTTCATCCTGCGCGGCGTGACACTTGCCGGCGTCGACAGTGTGATGTGCCCCAGGCCCGACCGGCTGGAAGCCTGGCAGCGCCTCGGCCGCGACCTCGACCCGGCGCTTCTCGACGAGCTGACCACCGAAATCGGCTTCGACGAGGTGGTTCCCACCGCCGCCCGCATTCTTGAAGGCAAGGTCCGCGGCCGCGTGGTCGTGCCTGTGAACCCCGAGCTCGGCTGACGCTCGCCTCTGCCCGCCCCTTAAGAATCCCTCCCCAACGGAAACGCCCCGCCATGACCGACACCGCACCCGCCGCCCTGCCGATCAGCCGCTTCCCGGTGCCCTCGCTCGACGAGATGCCGGAAGACATCCGCGACCGCCTGCTCAAGGTGCAGGAGAAATCGGGCTTCATCCCCAATGTCTTCGTGGTACTGGCGCGCCGGCCGGATGAATTCCGCGCCTTCTTCGCCTATCACGACGCGCTGATGGACAAGCCCGGCAACCTGACCAAGGCCGAGCGCGAGATGATCGTGGTCGCCACCAGCAATCTCAATCAGTGCCAGTATTGCGTCGTCGCCCATGGCGCCATCCTGCGCATCCGGGCCAAGAACCCGCTGATCGCGGATCAGGTGGCGATCAACTATCGCAAGGCCGACATCACCGAACGTCAGCGCGCCATGCTCGATTTCGCGATGAAGGTGTCGTTCGAAGCCTATGCGGTGGAAGAAGCGGATTTCGCCACCCTCGCCGCCCATGGCTTCACCGAAGAAGATGCCTGGGACATCGCCGGCATCGCCTCGTTCTTCGGCCTGTCCAACCGCATGGCCAATGTCACCCGCATGCGGCCGAATGACGAGTTCTACACCCTCGGCCGTTGAGGGCTGCGGCTTCCGTTTCAGGCGATGAAGAAGGCCGGCATCAAAAGATGCCGGCCTTCTTCATCAGCCGTTCATGCGCCGACGCGCCCGCTCTCAGCGGCTCACCATCACGCCTCCGCCCCTGACGCCAGCCGTGATGAATTCAGTCCTCCCAGTCGGTCACATAATCGACGATGTACGTCGCCAAGAGGTTGGAGGCATAGTTGATTGCGACGAGAACAACGACCGGGACACGAGGGCCTCGTGCCTGCCTTGGGTTGCCCCAGAGCATGTACATGACGCCTGACGTCAGCGCGACGGCGATACCATTGGTCACCTGATTCTGAAGATATTCGCCAATCGGAATCGAGAGCAATTGCCCAGCGGATACGTCCTCTTCACTGAGGGATGAATAGATCTTATGGGCAACGGATACCCCGAACAGGATCATTGACGGTACTTCCGGGACAACACCTGCGGAGATCGCCTTCTTCGCGCCTGCAAGCGTTCCATAGCCATTGAACAGGGCGATGAACTTATTTTTGCCGGTGCCAAAAAAGCCGCGATTGAACACCGTGTTGAAATTTCTGTGATACCCGGCGAAGACGACACGCGGCACGCCTTGGGCACTCACGACCCGGGCAGTGACCACACGCGGATTGATGCCCCCGGTGTTGGGGTCAAAGATGGCGAAACCATTCCAAAGGTATTGTCTATTTTCGGCAACATAAGCCAACATACCGCCGAACGCATCTATCGCCCATTGCCGATGATCAGGCTTCGACAGGTCAATCCATTGCTCATAAGTGTAATCGGCTGGAATCGGCGAGGTTCCACCAGGCGGCCGCGTGGATACAGGATCCGAGACAAGAGTTATCGGCGTGATGGTCGGCCTTGCGTGGGTATTTATACCTGCCAAAGGGGCGGCATGAACCGTCAAAGTCAGCAGCTCCTCGCCGACCTGATCGACTGGGATTTCGCTCAGGATGCCGCTGCTGGTGGCTATGGTTAATAGCGCGCCGGGAAGGGTTTGCGCTTTCAAGCGTACAGGTGCGCCATCCTGAACGATCATACTCGTTTGAATCTCAGAGAGTTGCCCGTTCACCGACTCCAGAGCAAAATGCCCTCTTGTCATTGACAGCTGATAGTCTTGCTCAGTGCCGGTAAGTGATTTCAGCGAGAGATCGATATCGATGTCGCGAGCCTTCATCGCGACTGCCTCGAACGTCACAACGATGTCATAGAAGCCGAGACCATGCGGCTCTCCCGCAATTGTGGCGGTCACATCGAAACCAAAGGCTTGATAAGATAACGTTTGAGTTGATTTGTCATTGAGGAATCTGGTGAGCGTTGCGCCGGCGCTTCGCAGCGCCCAGAACATCTCATTCTTCCAGGGTTGGCTGCGGCCGTCGAGCATGATGACCACAGCGCCGACGAACCTCCCGTGAATGCGCATCTGAATCTCGAAGGTCTCAATCGCATCGCCGCCGACGAGAATCAGACCGCGGTCGATATGAACCACATTGGCGCGTTTCCGGCCGGCATTGACAAAATGTGTGGCCAGTTCCACTTTACGATCGAAGCTGTGGACCGGCCCTTGCCTGACGAGCTCAACACTCAAACCCAGCGAGGAGTGATTTGTGATATACAGGTTGCTGCCCATCACTTACTGCTCCTGATTTTAATCATATAATCGCTGAATCTCCCCCAGTGTTGATCTTCAACCATCGAAAAATTGAACGCGTTGGCCCCGATCTGGACCCGGAAATCGTGGCTATGATGACCTCCGACCCAATTGAGAGTGGTGCTTGCGGTTCTGGAGCGCCACCAGATACTACTTCCAATTTGATGCCCGCGCACCATTACTCCAAACGACGCCGCATAGATTCCACTTAGAAAAAAGGCAACGTCCAGCACAGCGTATCTGTGGGTATGGCGTTCAATCTCCATAATTTTTGCCTTTGTCACCCGCGATTTTATCTTATGGAACATGAGGTGCGCCGGGAATTCATCGGGCCCGCAATTGGTTAATTGCAGATCGATCGGCACCGCGATGTCGGCTGAGACATAGACATTGGATGACATTATTCACCTTTGGGTTTGCCTCACCTTTCGCCGGGGTATGCTCTGCGTGAGGCTGTTGGTGTTGATTCACCTTGAGTACGGAACAAAGGTGGCGTTGCGGCGATTTTTACACACGCAGTACAGCGCCTCTATCGTGTCGTCAGGCACCCATATGGCATAAACCATTGGCAGATAAGAGATTCTGCCTGACCTGCATGCCACTGGATTTCGGAGGCAAAGCCGGACAACGTCCGAAAATTGGTGTGTAAATTCATCACGTTTTCACGTGGTGACGTTTTAAATTATTGGCTCCACTCGAAGCAAAACGCAACACAAAGTTATGCTTTTTTGACATATTTCAATCAGTAAGTTGATGCATACGGCTATACGATGAAAATCGCCCGAAACGTCAGGGGATACGATCGTTCAGTTTTCTGATGGCCGGGCGACACGGCAGAGACAGCCGACATGCCCCAAAGAGCCGGCCTGTCATCCGGTGGCTTTCATGATCGGAAGGTGACTTCAGGGGTTATGACGGGCGAGAAGACCTACTCGCCTGATATCCTTGCGGCCGGGCCGTCAGGCGTGGCCACCCTGCAGAAAGTTCCCGATCATGAAGCAGATTGCCCTTATTCCTCTGCCCGGAACCTACGCCGTCGCCCGGCTCGATCCCCTTGCCCCCATTCCGGGCTGGGCCGACGGGCCGGGTTTCGTCTCGATCTCGCGCACCGCCGACGAGCTGTCGGTGGTGTGCCTGGCCGAGCGGGTGCCCGGTGATGTCAGGGCAGACCGAGCCTGGTCCTGCTTCAAATTCCAGGGCCCCTTCGCCTTCGACGAGACCGGCATCGCCGTCGCGGTTCTGCAGCCGCTGGCGGCCGACGGGATCGGCATCTTCCTGGTCTCGACCTTCGACACCGATTATCTGCTGGTCCAGGCGGCCGACCGGGAGCGGGTGATTGCCGCACTCGGGGCCGCTGGCCACCGGATCGGGTGAGCCCCCTCCCTGATCAGGCCACCCGCGGCCTGATCAGGCTTGCCGCCACGAAGGCGAAGCAGGCGGCCGCCGCGAAGAAGGCGAGGCCGTGGCGGGTGGCATCCATGGCCGCCCCGGCAAGCACCGGCCCAAGCAGCGCGCCCACGCCCCACATCAGCCCCATCGCCGCATAGATGCCGACCAGGTCGCCGCCCTTGAAGCGGCTGCCGACCACGGCGAGCATGATGGTATAGACGCCGACGAAGGCACCGCCCCAGACGAACAGCAGCACCCAGGTCACGATCTGGTGGCCCAGCGCCAGCGGCCAGACCAGGGCGCCCAGCCCCGCGATGACCGCCAGAATCCGGACCAGCATCATCCGGTCCATGCGGTCGCCGATCCAGCCGATCGGCAGCTGCAGCAGGATGGCGCCCACCATCATCACCGACATAAGCCCCGTGGCGCCGCTCTCGCTCCAGCCCAGATTGCCGGCATAGAGGGCAAGGAACGACAGGCCCGAGGTTTCGAGCGCCGCATTCAGCATGATCGCCGCGATCGCCACCGGGGCAAGCCGCATGAAGTAGAGCGGGCTTTTCTTCACCGGGTGTTCGAAGGCCGGCGCCCTCACTTTGGGGGCCGCGACGAACAGCGCCGCACCGGCCGCGATCGCCGCACCGACGACATAGGCGGTCGCGCCTTCCGAGCCGATCGCCGCCAGGATGGCCGGGCCGGCCGCAAAGCCGACCGAGAGTGCCGCGGTGTAGATCGCCATGGCCTGCGCACGGGTGCGTTCGGTGGCGAGCGCATTGGTCCAGGTTTCCGAGAGCACGAACAGGGTTTCGGACGAGGCCCCGAGCAGCAGGCGAAGCACGAACCACACCCAGACCGGCGTCGCCGGGAACAGCACCAGCACCACCGCCGCCAGCACCAGCGACAGGATCACCATGCGGCGGATGCCGAGGCGCGGCACCACCCGCGGCAGCAGGAAAGCCATGGCCAGCACGCCCAGCGCATGCATCGCCGCATTCGCCCCGATCGCGGCCGGGTCCAGATCCCGCCGGTCGAGGTCGAGCGCGATCAGCGCCGCGCTCAGTGAATAGGTCAGGCCGAACATGGTCGCGGTGGCGATGACCGCCGCCCGCGACAGCAGATTACCCCGCGGGCTGCCCTCATCTTCGGTTGCGCCGTCTTCGGGCGCGGTCGCCTCGGTTCCGGTCATGCCGCCGGCGCTCCCCTGTCGGTGATCTCACCATCGACCCGCCCCAGGAAGCCGCGGAACCGCCGCCCCCAGGACACATCCCGCCGCTCCACGATCCGGACCAGGATGCGGACATAGTCCAGCACCAGCCCCGGCGTCCAGGTCATCGAAGAAGCCCGGGTGCGGATCATCGCCGCCACCCAGAGATCAGGGTCGATCATCAGCCCCAGCAGGCGCAGCCAGGGGTGACGCCCGGCCAGCACGCCTTCCAGTGCCGCATCCAGCCCGGCCGCCACCACCACCGAACAGTTGCGGTTGGTGATGTTGTAGGTGGCATCCTGCTTATAGCCGGCCCAGAAGGCCTTCAGCCGCCGCGGGTTGAAACGGTGGACTTCGATCCTGAGATCGGCCGGTCGCCAGTCGGCGGCCTCCTCCTCGTAACTGCGCTGAAAACTTCCGGCCATGTCATTGTCGGCACGCGAACTGAACACGGTCATCAGGCCCCGGCCGTTCAGGTCGAAATCGGTCGCAGGCCAGTGGCTGATATAAAGATCGGGTGCCAGCTCCAGAGAGGCATGACCGCCCGAGAATACCCCCTCGTCGTCCTGCGCCCCAAGATAGCGATCGATCACCGGCCGGCCCGCCCGGGTCCGCTCCGGCCCCGCCGGCATCCAGATCCGCACCACCATCGGCGGATCGTCGGGGCCGCGCGGCGGCGCCTCGCCGATCAATACCGGGGCATGATCATACCAGCCGCGCCCCGAGAAGACCGGGAGCAGCAGGATCGCGGCCTCGTCTTCCAGCCCGCGCAGCAGCAGGCCCAGCCGGATCAGCAGCCAGCCCGACAGGCCGATGAACAGGCCGATGCAGAACGGCACGTTCCACGCTCCGGAAAACGGCCAGCCCGCCAGCATCATCACCGCCAGGATCAGTTCGGCGATGCCGCAGGCGATCGAGGTCACCCAGCCGGTAAAGCGGGTGAGCAGGGTCATCAGGATGCGGAACGCCCCATCCAGGATGAAGGCGATCGCAAAAGCCGTCGACAGCAGCCAGCCGGTTTCGAAGGCCGTGCCCAGGATCAGCAGCCCGGCCAGAATCGCCATCATCGGCCGGGCCAGGGCCAGCCAGCGGCGCGGCCCCGACGAGGCGACGGCGACCACCGCCATCAGCAGGCCCGAGCCCAGAAATGCGAGGCCAAGCGCCAGATAGGTGGCAATGGTCAGCGTGGGAGACAGGCCCGCCATCAACGCGGC
This genomic window contains:
- a CDS encoding transposase family protein; its protein translation is MPSLITILRQVPDPRTGNARRHELLDLLVIALTASICGCESCVDFADFAE
- a CDS encoding LysR family transcriptional regulator; translation: MDHNGFDLNLITAFQALMAERNVTRAARRIGLTQPAMSAALARLRRATGDELFVRSPRGLAPTPRALDLTHAFRQVLETIDAALDIAPGFDPGAATARVTLALSEHPAHRLLPGLGRRLATAAPGIDLRVLGFQGRDEAIRLLDDAVADLAVGVPPGPEARILSRPLFVEPFVCIARKGGPAEAALADLTAFLEARHLLVSPEGDGFGLVDQALQARGLRRRIGLMLPQMYAVPAIVSETDLVATVMAGVVADGRPDLVAAPPPLPLPSVPFHLLWHRRADDHPACRWLRQQVVEVAAGITPE
- the acuR gene encoding acrylate utilization transcriptional regulator AcuR — translated: MTDATISAAPATPARRRGRPPKAGLVDARDRLVRSGVAILTEKGFSAVGLDEILKSAGIPKGSFYHYFDGKEAFGAELIDAYAAYFARKLDRWFLDDSLTPMTRLGRFIADAEAGMARHGWRRGCLVGNLGQEMGTLPEGFRAQIAAVFQDWQARTAACLRAAQATGEIDAAHDCDRLAAFFWIGWEGAVLRTKLDRDPAPLRLFAAGFYALLGHAPPPVPATSSN
- the acuI gene encoding acrylyl-CoA reductase (NADPH), with amino-acid sequence MFKAILIDKDDSGYHARQTDLDDDRLPAGDVTVKVGWSTLNYKDGLAITGKSPVVRSFPMVPGIDLAGVVESSEHADWKPGDRVVLNGWGVGEVHWGGLAGKARLKGDWLVPLASPFTLRQAAAIGTAGYTAMLCVLALERHGVTPDKGEVLVTGAAGGVGSVAVAVLAKLGYRVVALTGRPEEADYLTRLGAAEIMDRAPFAEPGKPLAKERWAGAVDVVGGQTLANICAQMKYRGTVAACGLAGGMSLPATVAPFILRGVTLAGVDSVMCPRPDRLEAWQRLGRDLDPALLDELTTEIGFDEVVPTAARILEGKVRGRVVVPVNPELG
- a CDS encoding peroxidase-related enzyme (This protein belongs to a clade of uncharacterized proteins related to peroxidases such as the alkylhydroperoxidase AhpD.) codes for the protein MTDTAPAALPISRFPVPSLDEMPEDIRDRLLKVQEKSGFIPNVFVVLARRPDEFRAFFAYHDALMDKPGNLTKAEREMIVVATSNLNQCQYCVVAHGAILRIRAKNPLIADQVAINYRKADITERQRAMLDFAMKVSFEAYAVEEADFATLAAHGFTEEDAWDIAGIASFFGLSNRMANVTRMRPNDEFYTLGR
- a CDS encoding ACT domain-containing protein gives rise to the protein MKQIALIPLPGTYAVARLDPLAPIPGWADGPGFVSISRTADELSVVCLAERVPGDVRADRAWSCFKFQGPFAFDETGIAVAVLQPLAADGIGIFLVSTFDTDYLLVQAADRERVIAALGAAGHRIG
- a CDS encoding MFS transporter encodes the protein MTGTEATAPEDGATEDEGSPRGNLLSRAAVIATATMFGLTYSLSAALIALDLDRRDLDPAAIGANAAMHALGVLAMAFLLPRVVPRLGIRRMVILSLVLAAVVLVLFPATPVWVWFVLRLLLGASSETLFVLSETWTNALATERTRAQAMAIYTAALSVGFAAGPAILAAIGSEGATAYVVGAAIAAGAALFVAAPKVRAPAFEHPVKKSPLYFMRLAPVAIAAIMLNAALETSGLSFLALYAGNLGWSESGATGLMSVMMVGAILLQLPIGWIGDRMDRMMLVRILAVIAGLGALVWPLALGHQIVTWVLLFVWGGAFVGVYTIMLAVVGSRFKGGDLVGIYAAMGLMWGVGALLGPVLAGAAMDATRHGLAFFAAAACFAFVAASLIRPRVA
- a CDS encoding HdeD family acid-resistance protein, coding for MLKLAFLLIGPDAFRARWYALAGAGAFLLAIAAALMAGLSPTLTIATYLALGLAFLGSGLLMAVVAVASSGPRRWLALARPMMAILAGLLILGTAFETGWLLSTAFAIAFILDGAFRILMTLLTRFTGWVTSIACGIAELILAVMMLAGWPFSGAWNVPFCIGLFIGLSGWLLIRLGLLLRGLEDEAAILLLPVFSGRGWYDHAPVLIGEAPPRGPDDPPMVVRIWMPAGPERTRAGRPVIDRYLGAQDDEGVFSGGHASLELAPDLYISHWPATDFDLNGRGLMTVFSSRADNDMAGSFQRSYEEEAADWRPADLRIEVHRFNPRRLKAFWAGYKQDATYNITNRNCSVVVAAGLDAALEGVLAGRHPWLRLLGLMIDPDLWVAAMIRTRASSMTWTPGLVLDYVRILVRIVERRDVSWGRRFRGFLGRVDGEITDRGAPAA